The sequence below is a genomic window from Chaetodon auriga isolate fChaAug3 chromosome 8, fChaAug3.hap1, whole genome shotgun sequence.
GACGAGTTTTCTCCAGCAAGGGccgctgctgtctgtccacacctgaggacacagacagacagacagacagactgggtAAACTGGGAATAGAGAGACATGGAGCCAGACCAAAATCAGCTGATTCCAGATATATCAGTGccagtcagctgatcagtccACCACCATTCAGAGTGAGACCACCGGAGACCGGTAGATTTATCATGCTAACGTTACTTTTATCAAGCTAACGTTACTtttatcatgctaacattacTTTTATCAAGCTAACGTTACTTTTATCATGCTAATGTTACTTTTATCAAGCTAACATTACTTTTATCATGCTAATGTTACTTTATCATGCTAACGTTACTTTTATCAAGCTAACGTTACTtttatcatgctaacattacttttatcatgctaacattacTTTTATCAAGCTAACGTTACTTTTATCAAGCTAATGTTACTTTTATCAAGCTAATGTTACTTTTATCATGCTAATGTTACTTtttatcatgctaacattacTTTATCATGCTAACGTTACTTTTATCATGCTAACGTTACTtttatcatgctaacatttcttGTTAGTGTGTGAGTTCTAGCACCCACACTGTCTGCTGATGTGCAGCTAACTTTGCGTATGGTCTGTGTTGATGTAATCACTGCTGCTAACTGCTAGCTGCTGTTTCTCGGTAAATTAAGTGtcatgttagctagctaacagaaGTCACAGGTGGCGTtagtaaataaaacaaacccAAAGATGAGAGATGCATATAGAGTCATTGAAACAGTAATTCCACTGGTGTCTAAATACCGAAAACGTTCCCACGTGAGCTGACGTGACACTGTGCTGCTGAGCTTTCAGCCCCTTTGCTGCCCTCACATCTTCCATTTCTTATAAAcagcagcacttcctgtttgactcCTTAGTTCCTGAAACAGAAACCTTTAGAACACTGAGCTGTGTTCTGGCTTCAGGttcactgcagcaccacagaCCAAAGAGTCACTTTAACACCTTTCCAGTACAGGTGCTCTACATTCACTGCAGGTACCTGACTGAGAGACATGTCAGGCTGTTACCCTGGCAACAGGCCACGCATTCaatcaggtcaaaggtcactcaCACAGTAAGtatgacacactgacaggagaGGACATGAGCAGACACTGACACCTAAACTTCCTCCACACACTCAGAGGCTTCctcagcactgactgacaggtggGCAGGCCCAGGTGCTTCACTCAGGTGTGCAACCTGTGTGAGTCTCATCACTGTGATGGCTGAGAGGCGGAACGTCTTCACGTTTCCACAAAGAAGTCCAGCTGCCCTTCATTCAACCCGCTCGGTCACCGTCAATCCTTACCTGTCACGGCAGCGATCAGGCTGTCCGTGCggtccgtccgtccgtccacgGGCAGCAGCCCTCCGTCCTGCGGTGCGTTCAGGGACCTGGCAGCGGTGAACACAGCACGGCCGCAGAGCAACAGCAACGGCAGCAGCAGAACGGCAGCTCTGCTCATCGTCTCTGCGTCACCGGCAACCGGCAACAggttgctgctgtttggtgtgtgtgtgtgtgtgtgtgtgtgtgtgtgtgtgtgtgtgtgtgtgtgtgtgtgtgtgaggcaacGCCGTCGCGGTCCCGTTACCTCACGGTGTCGGAGCACCGGGAGAGGCTCCAGCGAAACTCCATGGTGCTTCGTTTTCCGGTAACATCCACAGAAACAAGCGGTCAGACCCGCTGCTGTCACGGAGCACCGACGGGGAAGTGGCCGTTAATTCGTATTAACGTATCGGCAGACCGCCCGGTCCTCCGGTCCGGACCGTTAGCTGCGCAGCTCTGGCGAAAACAGTTTCTGGCGGCAAAGACTACCGCTGACACCGGGCGGAAAGCGTCGGTTTCTGTCGGTAGTGTTCGCTCGGACACCGGCCCGCGAGCTTTAACCGTCCCGAGAGGCCACAAAGAGGCTCAATACCGGAGAACGCCGGACAGCCCGTGTTTATACCGGGAGGTAACGGAAACGTCATCTATCTGTGTTTATACGTCATGTAGCTGCGTTAAGCTAACTCTAGCTACTATTAGAATGACCGGAAGTACTGCGATTTGgtcttcaaagtaaaagccaGCCTATAAACGTCTCTGAACCACGTATTCAATTGACCCTAACTTCCATTTCTTGTATTTACGTTTCACTAATTGATTCCAAGTCAACTTCAGTAATTCAATAATAACAAAGTATTTAATTTTGTTATTAAATACTTTGTTATTAAGTATTAAATAACAAAGTTAttattggagaaaaaaaaataatattgatACAATCATCTCACCTTTGACGTTAATTACTTTCCACTGTAATCAGATATTTAAAAAGAACCCTTAAAAGGTTTGAAACCTTGACTGCAGCCCCTTTTTTGTCCAGGTGTTTTTTCAGGAGGCTCTGTGTCTTTTTAAGTTAAAGCAAAAATTAATAAAGCTaaataaaactaattaaaatattttatttacattccaAAGTAAATACTGAAACAATGAACCGACTGAGGTCAATGTCAAAGTGAACTTAAATTTAAAATATTGATCAatttaatgtgttcattttcttaAATAAACCAAAATCACAAACCACAAATTTGTTTCTGGGGTTTTTAGAAAACAGCATACGCTCTATCCTTCCAAAAATAAGCCATTGATGAAAAAATAAGTATAATTTCATTGAGCAGAAAAATTACAGTGAAGATATAAAAAAGATGAGTTCATGTGTTCTCCTCTGTACTGTAACACATCTATCACTCAACTGTCAGTGAGTTTattccagcagcagcattaaagcaCACAGCAAACTGACTTTTGAACAGTTCTGAGTCGTTTTAACCTTTAAACTTTTAATTAGCCTCCAGCTGTGAgcagtgttgcattgtgggaaagtCCATCAGCACCCCGGTCAGCCTGAACCAGCTGAACTGTGACCGTGAACAGACTGCAGTCAGTTCGGgtcataaaatgtattttaatttgaaaagaaGATAACTGGATGCAGTTCGTACACATTTGAGTAGCTTGACGGGCGCGCCTCTCTGACAGtagcgcgcgcgcgcgcacacacacacacacacacacacacacacacacacacacacacacacacacacacacacacacacggtagaTTTAACTCCTTCCTGTCTGCGGTGATGAGTTCAGGTTCACTGCCAAAGATGCTTAAAACttctgagtcttttttttttttattgtcctgCAGGAGGCAGAGCCAGAGAACAGTCCTGTCCATCATTCTGTCCATCAGTCTCACACCTCAGCACCTCCTGGAGGAGGAACATCTGTTCTCCTGTGGAACATGAACATTTGTTTAACtccctgaatgcagcagcttctctgtgtcctgctggaggaaacacactgattttatttttgaaattaaaaacagattctCAGACCTTTATCGGATTtaagcagattttgttttgtacCTAAAATCACCTCAAACAGCTCACAGCTTAAAGCAGCGGTGATAAAAATCCTGCTTCAGTACCAAAgacatacttttactttggaaACTCATTCAaactgcagtacttttacttcagtccAGGTtctgaaaacaaagcatttgtACTCTACGGACGAAGACGTTCAGGAGGGTTTCAGGTGAGCGAGGTCGCGACGggttgatgacatcactgtgaggAGAGCTGATGTAAACTGATCCAGCGTCAGTTTGTTGTGCTTCAGATGGATCAGATTAAACAGTGAAGGTGTGAATGAAGTGAGCGCCGCACGTGCCGCAGCTGATAATCAGCCGCTTACATAACTCACCTGTGCATCTCTAATCTGATCAcgtgaccacacacacacacacacagacgtgaagcagcagctcttttctgcttcattaGAAAACGTCTCACcaggtgtgcgtgtgtctctATGACGCTGCAGCCTCACCTGAACGTCTTCTGTGAGCAGCAGGCGGGACTTCCTGTCCTGGTCTCCTCTGAGTCTGACACTTCCTGTTGCTGATGATGACAAAGACGACGCCCGCACCTGCTCAGACagtcaaacacctgcaggagAGGATTCAAGCATTTCAGAAATGAACTGTCCCTCTGgcacttcagaataaaagcacagagtcaCACTTAAACTCTAAACAAGTTTTATTCTGGTGATCAATCAGCAGCTGACTGGAcgtttctcctcattttctctccactttCTCTTCATGATTGATAGaattcttaaaaaaaacctTGTGACAGGCTGCTTTCAAGGACCAACTTCAGACTCTGAGCTCTGgtgctgattgattgattgattgattgattgtatCAGTATTGGTGGCTGTGGCTCTCAGTTATAACATCACGATCAACAGAAGCTGTTTGAACTGTTTTCAGTCACGAACGCTCACCGTCCGGCTCCTCTGTCCACGGCTGATGATGCGTTTCCTGTCAGAAGAGGAAGTCCGTCTCTGGAGCTGCAGATTGTAGAGAAACAAGACGCGCTGCTTCtccctctgacagacagacattaaaatatctttgaacaaacatgaaacaaatcCAACCGTTGCTGCCTTCGATGCTTCAATAAATCTGAAGGGGAAGTGAAGaaccctgacccctgaccccagaccctgacccctgaccctgacccctgaccctgaCCCCTGACGACCGCTCAGCGATCAATAAAGTTGTACCGTTCATCCTCGGGGGAACGTGCGCGCCTGAACCACATTTCATCACAATcatccaacagctgttgagatgCTTCAGTCTGGGCGAGTGGCGGACCCCGCCACCTCAAAgtgacacacaggtgtgtttacTGAGCAGCTGTCATGTGACTCCCTGAGCCTCGCTTTCATtcaccacctctctctctctctctctctctgagtgtctCTCTACCACAGTCCAGCCTGTCAGCGCTGCTCTGTTATAATACTCTTACGTTAAtctgctctcagatcagatTTACTGCAGCTCACAGGgataaacacactgtgtgtgtgtacgtgtttgtgTATTAATGAGATTTAACAGTTTGCGTCTTCAtcagtgtgagagaggaagtgagcaACTAACGAGTGTTCAAACAAAAAACGCTGAgccagcagcccccccccccgtaGGTGGACCTCAAACATAGCCTTCAACCTGCTGATCCAGTTCTGCTCTACATCCACCATCACCTGGTTTGGGCCAAACAGGACCAGACCAATCCACTGATTGGACAGTTATCAGCCAATGATCAACAGTTTCTAACAggcacattgtgtgtgtgtgtgagtgtgtgtgtgtgtgtgtgtgtgtgtgtgtgtgtacctttggGTGGTAGAAGGCAGCGATGACTCGTCGGAGGCGGTTGGTGTAAATCTGCAGGCAGCTGAAGAGCGCCACCAACAggaggccacacacacagctcacatacacacttgcAGATAGTGAggaggggacacacacacacactgagggagagagagagagggggagagcgAGGTGATGTCAGTGAAACGGGGACACTGTCGCCCTCTGCTGGTTCAGTTTGCGGACAACATGtcagttctttctttctttgcgCTGCTGAAGATCTCTGGACATCAGTCCAAACAGCGTCCTGATCTCACTGTGGGACACGCCCACCAGCTTTGGACCAAAGACAGCAACTAACCAGCCAATGGcaacacagcaggaaatgagTGAGAACTCAGCGGCGGGCACAGCTGTGGCactgggggtgtgtcctccaccatgccttcggtgcctgctgcttgaggaaaaaggcctttctgtgtggagtttgcatgttctccccgtgttcacctggggtagCCTCCataaaacatacccccactaaaaacatgcaagaagatcaccacctgaccaatggtgacaaaggaactgggtccccgggcgccggttggatggcagcccaccgctcctggtctgccacggaggaaggacgaccaggatgggttaaaggcagaagttaaatttcaccagtgcatgggcgtgtgtgggcatgatatgggcatgtatctgtgtgacgaataaaggggattgtccctctgattcttcttcttcttcttcttctggttaATGCGTCCGTCAGCAGGTAAACCCCTCAGCTGTGAGCTGATGCAGCCTGACTCAAACGCTCCCTTTAAAAGTCTGGACGAGCCGAATGATTACATCACTTCATCTGATTGACGAGTGAAGGAcgccaacaggaagtcagacggCTCTACTGAGCTGTGGTTAGTTAAAGGTGAGTTCTCAGGTGTCCCGGCAGCCTCCTGGTTTGGactgctgattggctgcctcTGTTGAacgtctcttcctgtctgtgtgtccaatAAAACCTTCTGCTGCACTCAAAGTTTGACCTGTGACCTTGTCTGACCATCAGAGGAGCAACCAGCAGGGCGACTGACTGAAAGTGATTCccagtctgctgctgatgaaaccTTAAaactctgcttcctgtcacatGTCGGTGACATGACCCGAGCTGCACAGTACCACGGATCATGTGATCAGAGTCAGCCAAATGAAGCCGAGGAGGTGGGACCAGCACGCTGCCTGAACGTCTGAGGTCAGGAGCTCACATGGTGGTGAGAAGATTGATCTGATTGTTCTGAAGCTTTAAACATCTCAGTCTCCACCTgctggtttttgttgtttacgCGCTCACACACGAGGAAACGTCTGAGATGCAGGAATCCTGCGTGACCTTCGACCTGTGACCTACCCTGGTTGTCTGTTTGGATGCTGAGGCTGGACGAGCTGTTGAAGGCTGAAACCGTCTTCCTCAGGAGGCGGGCCATCATGGAGGCTCCGCCCACGCTGATGTCCACCTGGTGACGACCTGCAGAGAGGTGAGGGCGGAGACGTCGGTGAAGCTGTAACATCATGAATGAAGCATctgttctgctgctctctgtctacGGAGGTGctatgctagcatgctaacattcatgagtatgctagcatgctagcattgttaAGTTGGGACCTGTCCACATGGATGAACATGGCCCGGCCTGCATGTGACGCCTGAGGCCTGAATGCAGACTCCAAAGTctgcagatcacacacacaaaccagctgtgtgtgcgtgtgtgtgcgtgtgcgtgtgtgtgtgtgtgtgtgtgtgtgtgtgtgtgtgtgtgtgtgtgtgtgtgtgtgtgtgtcctttacTGGTCAGGTTGAACTGGGTGAAGGTGTGTCTGCTGACGATGTCCAAAACATGGAACAGAGAGAAGTCAACAGTGAGCAGGAcaacagacagcagggaggcagacagcacctgaaacacacctgagctctgtcaacacacacacacacacacacacacacacacacacacacacacacacacacagagtgctcATGAGAGAAACAGCAGTTAGAGAAAATATATATTGGCGTGAAATGATCTGTTGGTAAAGTGTGTTTTGTCCATCGTCTCTGTGAAGAAGACAGTTATTGTCTGAGGTGACGTCAGTGGAaagaaggagcaggagcagtCGGACAGCTGGACAGACTGGGGACAGACTGGGGACAGACAGCACTAAAGGACTTTCTCTGGAGGTCAAAGCGAAGGTGAACACAGCACAAATGTCACAGATGATGTCTGAAGCGTCGGTGAGCAGTGATGATGCCTCCAGCAGAGCGCTGGAGTCCTCGTCCTACGGAGcacctgtgtctctgtctgtctgtctctgtctccatctgtatcttactctgtctctctgtctgtgtcttactctgtgtctccctctgtgtctttctctgtgtctgtgtctctgtctgtctgtctgtctctgtctccatctgtgtcttactctgtgtctccatctctgtctgtgtctttctctctgtctgtgtctccctctgtgtctttctctatgtccgtgtctctgtctgtctcacctgccGCCTCGTGTTGAACCTACCACGTGTCTCAGCTCCTCAGGACAGACTTTCAGACTCCAGGGCTCGATGAACCACTTCTTCTCCGCCTGTTGGAGAGGCAGCAGGCAGATCTTCCCCTAAACACACCAAACAGGACGAGAGGACGAGTCAAGAGGACTCTGCTGTGGACGAACCTCTTCAGACTCAGGCTCGGGTTCTGGGTCCCCTCCACTGACTTTCATTGCTCGTGATGCACACCTGCATGTCCCAGTAAACCCAGTACCACCTGCTTTATGTCCTCCCTCGCTCAAATTAAGAACTTTGAAATCAGAAATAATGATATTGATCGTCTGGCCCTTCAGCACAAACAGATCACATGAAGAGATCATGTGACAAAGTTAAAAAGAGTCATGTGACCTCGGCGTGATGTTTGGCTCTTTTCATGTTCTgcttattttattgtttttatatattttcacagtaaagcactttgttttttgtttttaggtgTTTTCTAAATAAAGTTATTGTCATTGAATCAAAGTGTCCCCTGTGGcagagctgatgatgatgatgatgatgatgatgatgatgatgatgatgatgatgttaccGCTCTCCTCCTGCGGGCGTCGATGTGTCTGAAGTAGGTGGTGATGTAGACATTGTCGAATCGAACGTCCCTCCTGTACCGTCTGAGGTAAGCAAACgccctgaggaggaagaggaggaggaagaggaggtgatgcTGGTCTGTGACTCGTCTGAACTTACAGCTGATGTCGGAGCGTCTCATCGTACTGAGTGAAGATGGTGACGAAGgtgaaggagagcagcagctgcaggatgttcagcagctgtttcatgGCTGCTGTCAGCTTCCGGAAGGATCCTCGAACAGCCCGAGTGAACTCCCGATCCAGCACGGCTCCGCCCAACACCGACCGCTGCTGGTGCTCctgcaggaggtcagaggtcacacggGTCAGGACGCAAAGATTCAccaagctaacgctaacagaGAGCCATCGACCGACCTGCAGCACGAGCTCGGCGCTGAACTCTCTGGACAGCAGGTCGACCGAACCG
It includes:
- the dcst1 gene encoding DC-STAMP domain-containing protein 1; this encodes MTETHLHTPAAPHSTVERISLTVLPPAVHQFLFSQSEEFQVAHLVFRALFGAVSGTVLFLGVSHSLPLTFDLQLAAGGFFVAVCVVGGALSSSSRCSVLLMLPSMLGSRGRAYLMLFILSVLCRGPVSNIQRNVETAALSLSCNLDLQVHHSRLLWRDAVRPVLLIAQEVMDDGAQLQSETLSVSRTFQDIRDEVVLQYGYDRFKPEHAAAAGSSTQEQFTSKTMMQCDSVVDEGVQRCADWFSLRWAECMEAIPVPVINHILCVSMKFHFLCDVMRVMTPWCREQIPVEGNFGQLFDRINGSVDLLSREFSAELVLQEHQQRSVLGGAVLDREFTRAVRGSFRKLTAAMKQLLNILQLLLSFTFVTIFTQAFAYLRRYRRDVRFDNVYITTYFRHIDARRRRAGKICLLPLQQAEKKWFIEPWSLKVCPEELRHVSSGVFQVLSASLLSVVLLTVDFSLFHVLDIVSRHTFTQFNLTSRHQVDISVGGASMMARLLRKTVSAFNSSSSLSIQTDNQGSVYVSCVCGLLLVALFSCLQIYTNRLRRVIAAFYHPKREKQRVLFLYNLQLQRRTSSSDRKRIISRGQRSRTVFDCLSRCGRRLCHHQQQEVSDSEETRTGSPACCSQKTFR